One part of the Granulicella arctica genome encodes these proteins:
- a CDS encoding transposase, with protein sequence MWLISKVKAVVRAHYFLFCAERLSVALDVERSASVGLDLPADASLDRGHTGQNAAKAAQQQSIKLEVVKHPMAKRGFVLLSRRWVVEQSFAWAARFRRLAHDYERLETTLKGLHFIDFARLMCARLVTAYFHFITSAQ encoded by the coding sequence ATGTGGCTTATATCAAAGGTGAAGGCCGTAGTCAGGGCACATTATTTCCTGTTCTGCGCGGAGCGGCTGTCCGTGGCGTTGGATGTCGAACGATCTGCCTCCGTAGGCCTCGATCTACCAGCAGATGCGTCGCTGGATCGCGGCCACACGGGCCAGAACGCCGCCAAGGCCGCACAGCAGCAGAGCATCAAGCTCGAAGTCGTCAAGCATCCCATGGCCAAACGAGGTTTCGTGCTGTTGTCCCGACGCTGGGTCGTCGAACAAAGCTTCGCCTGGGCAGCCCGCTTCCGCAGGCTTGCTCATGACTACGAAAGGCTCGAAACAACCCTCAAAGGACTTCACTTCATCGACTTCGCCAGACTCATGTGCGCCAGACTCGTAACAGCGTACTTCCACTTCATAACATCCGCTCAGTAG
- a CDS encoding carboxymuconolactone decarboxylase family protein, producing MFSSNPELRERGTQLFEQLFGGDAREAVTRDSEGLCPDFIDMTIEWAIGGITARPGLDIVTRELVVIASCVMLGHTVPQLRAHTQAALNAGATREQIIEAILQIKFYAGGAAVRNALVHVKDILNSSVQGPPDL from the coding sequence ATGTTTTCGTCTAATCCTGAACTGCGTGAGCGCGGTACTCAACTCTTCGAACAGCTCTTTGGAGGCGACGCCAGGGAGGCGGTCACTCGCGATTCGGAAGGGCTTTGCCCGGACTTTATCGACATGACAATTGAATGGGCGATAGGAGGCATTACAGCGCGTCCTGGCCTCGATATTGTCACTCGAGAACTCGTGGTGATTGCTTCTTGCGTTATGCTAGGACATACCGTTCCCCAATTACGAGCGCACACTCAAGCGGCTCTCAATGCGGGTGCAACGCGCGAACAGATCATTGAGGCAATCCTGCAAATCAAATTTTATGCTGGAGGTGCAGCAGTCCGTAATGCTCTCGTTCACGTGAAAGACATATTAAATTCATCAGTCCAAGGGCCGCCAGACCTATAA
- a CDS encoding LysR family transcriptional regulator — MGQLESIAVFVKAVERGSFAAAAEELRLTGTMVGHHVRTLEKRLGTTLLNRTTRRQNLTEAGRLYYEPCKRILLEVADAQSDVADIQFIPRGRLKVWSQVTFGVHALTPACADFIASNPKVSIDLVVCDRPIDRIKEEFDVLFCIGDLEDSSLIVHGLRPYASVICAAPDYLKKNGVPLQPADLSRHVCLGLAHPIASKEWRLEVPQGTIVIPVSLAMTINNGEALRKAALSGLGIVMQPEMLLANDIEAGRLVPLFEEYTPAPKAMHMLTFPLKRPTAKLRAFIDFARARFGH; from the coding sequence ATGGGGCAACTGGAAAGCATCGCCGTTTTTGTCAAAGCGGTAGAACGAGGTAGTTTCGCGGCCGCGGCCGAGGAGTTGCGATTGACGGGAACGATGGTAGGGCACCACGTTCGAACTCTCGAGAAGCGTCTCGGTACAACACTCTTAAATCGAACAACGCGTCGTCAGAATTTAACAGAGGCGGGTCGCCTTTATTACGAACCTTGCAAACGCATTCTGTTGGAAGTAGCAGACGCGCAATCTGACGTTGCCGATATCCAGTTCATACCGCGTGGACGTCTCAAGGTCTGGTCTCAGGTCACCTTCGGAGTCCATGCGTTGACACCGGCTTGTGCAGATTTCATCGCGAGCAATCCGAAAGTCTCCATCGATCTGGTCGTCTGCGACCGCCCTATCGATAGGATCAAGGAAGAATTCGATGTTCTCTTCTGTATCGGTGATTTGGAAGACTCATCTCTTATCGTTCACGGACTGCGTCCTTACGCGTCCGTGATCTGCGCCGCACCAGACTACCTTAAAAAGAATGGCGTGCCACTTCAGCCTGCTGACCTTTCACGACACGTCTGTCTGGGCCTCGCGCACCCAATTGCCAGCAAAGAATGGCGCTTGGAAGTACCTCAAGGAACCATCGTCATTCCCGTCTCGTTGGCAATGACGATCAATAATGGAGAGGCTTTACGTAAAGCGGCGCTAAGCGGTTTAGGCATTGTCATGCAGCCTGAAATGCTGCTGGCTAACGATATAGAAGCAGGCCGATTGGTCCCTCTCTTTGAGGAATATACCCCCGCACCGAAAGCTATGCACATGCTGACATTCCCTCTCAAACGGCCCACTGCGAAACTCCGCGCTTTCATTGACTTCGCACGCGCACGCTTCGGGCACTGA
- the cysD gene encoding sulfate adenylyltransferase subunit CysD, whose protein sequence is MTTAAFMTDEVEVAQPARLNHLQALEAESIAILREAVAEFARPVMLYSIGKDSSVMLRLAQKAFYPGKIPFPLLHVDTSYKFPEMITFRDEYTKEIGADLIVHRNEEAIAAGANPYTLGTQNCCGLLKTRSLLDALAEGGFDAAFGGARRDEEKSRAKERVYSFRDAAGQWDPKNQRPELWSLYNSRLRKGESIRVFPLSNWTELDIWLYLYAERIPIVPLYFAKERELVMRGGAMTLVHPGMKLLPGETVQTAKVRMRSLGCLPCTGAMRSEADTLPKIIEELMTFRRSERENRAIDHDEEGSMEVKKREGYF, encoded by the coding sequence ATGACAACAGCAGCCTTCATGACAGATGAAGTTGAGGTAGCCCAGCCAGCGCGACTGAATCATTTACAGGCGCTCGAGGCAGAGAGCATCGCGATCCTGCGCGAGGCGGTGGCTGAGTTTGCGCGCCCGGTGATGCTGTACTCGATCGGTAAGGACTCGTCGGTGATGCTTCGTCTGGCGCAGAAGGCGTTTTACCCCGGAAAGATTCCGTTCCCCCTCCTGCATGTCGATACCAGCTATAAGTTTCCGGAGATGATCACCTTTCGCGATGAGTATACGAAGGAGATCGGCGCGGACCTAATCGTGCATCGCAACGAAGAGGCCATCGCGGCGGGCGCGAATCCTTACACGCTGGGAACGCAGAACTGTTGTGGCCTGTTGAAGACACGCAGTTTGTTGGATGCTCTGGCGGAGGGCGGATTCGATGCGGCGTTTGGCGGTGCTCGCCGCGACGAGGAGAAGAGTCGGGCCAAGGAACGTGTCTACTCCTTCCGCGATGCAGCCGGTCAGTGGGACCCGAAGAACCAGCGGCCCGAGCTTTGGAGCCTCTATAACTCGCGGTTGCGAAAGGGCGAGAGCATCCGCGTGTTTCCGCTGTCGAACTGGACCGAGCTTGATATCTGGCTATATCTCTATGCGGAAAGGATTCCGATTGTGCCTCTGTACTTTGCAAAGGAACGCGAGCTGGTGATGCGTGGCGGCGCTATGACGCTGGTACATCCTGGCATGAAGCTGCTGCCCGGTGAAACAGTGCAGACGGCGAAGGTTCGCATGCGCTCGCTGGGCTGCCTGCCTTGCACAGGTGCTATGCGGAGTGAGGCGGATACGCTGCCGAAGATCATCGAAGAGCTGATGACCTTCCGGCGGAGCGAGCGTGAGAACCGGGCGATCGATCATGACGAAGAGGGCTCCATGGAAGTGAAGAAGCGGGAGGGCTACTTCTAA
- the cysN gene encoding sulfate adenylyltransferase subunit CysN, whose protein sequence is MSTHVVTSHNVVGTVSEFDTFLDAHLEQEMLRFTTAGSVDDGKSTLIGRLLHDTKSVYEDQLAAVKQSRVNRASGGHVDFSLLTDGLKAEREQGITIDVAYRYFSTSRRKFIIADTPGHEQYTRNMATGASTADVAIVLIDAKAFLKQGSLLPQSRRHTYIASLLGIPHVVAAVNKMDLAEYSQKNFETIRDEFYALAKKLGLKSVEAIPVSALEGDNVVTPSVAMPWYKGPTLLEYLETVPLRVHEVAGPMRFPVQLVLRPDANFRGFAGQVSRGILRTGDRVMALPSRRETFVRNIVTYDGPLDAAAFPQSVTVELEDEIDLSRGEMLVAAGSAATHPQVSTRFRAMVVWMHEEPLAVGRTYLAKHTTRTVRATVRAIQYKVDVSSLSEGSTDSLAMNEIGEVAFESNLPLFFDAYQANRMMGSVILIDAVTNATVGAAMLIGLADTSQAPSIRIERATLAIVSGRSDLAARVKDALDVRGERAVLIDDEFIPESSVVAVVRALQLAGVTAITARVLDAETLAALEVFAIAVVIQADELDDEALLASLEVQR, encoded by the coding sequence ATGAGTACGCATGTCGTTACGTCTCACAATGTAGTTGGTACGGTGAGTGAGTTTGATACATTCCTCGATGCTCATCTTGAGCAGGAGATGCTGCGCTTCACCACGGCAGGCAGCGTCGACGATGGAAAGAGCACGCTCATCGGCCGTCTTCTGCATGACACCAAGAGCGTCTACGAAGATCAGCTCGCGGCCGTGAAGCAGAGCCGCGTGAACCGGGCCTCGGGTGGCCATGTCGACTTTTCTCTGCTGACGGATGGGTTGAAGGCTGAGCGCGAACAGGGCATTACGATCGACGTCGCATACCGGTATTTTTCGACGTCGCGGCGGAAGTTCATTATCGCCGACACTCCCGGTCATGAACAGTACACACGCAACATGGCGACCGGCGCATCAACCGCCGATGTGGCTATCGTACTGATCGATGCAAAGGCATTTTTGAAGCAGGGGAGCTTGCTTCCGCAGTCGCGACGGCACACTTACATTGCGTCGCTGCTTGGAATTCCTCACGTTGTAGCGGCAGTCAATAAGATGGACCTCGCCGAATACTCTCAGAAGAACTTCGAGACAATCCGCGACGAGTTTTATGCATTGGCGAAGAAGCTTGGCCTGAAGAGTGTCGAGGCTATCCCCGTGAGCGCACTCGAAGGCGACAACGTCGTAACACCGAGCGTGGCGATGCCGTGGTATAAAGGCCCCACGCTCCTTGAATATCTGGAGACGGTGCCTTTGCGCGTCCATGAAGTGGCTGGACCAATGCGGTTTCCCGTTCAATTGGTGCTGAGGCCGGACGCGAACTTCCGCGGATTTGCAGGTCAGGTGTCGCGCGGCATTCTGCGAACGGGAGATCGCGTCATGGCGCTTCCGTCGCGACGCGAAACGTTTGTGCGCAACATCGTGACCTATGATGGCCCGCTTGATGCGGCTGCGTTTCCGCAGAGTGTCACCGTGGAACTCGAGGATGAGATCGACCTGAGCCGTGGTGAGATGCTGGTGGCTGCTGGATCTGCTGCAACTCATCCGCAGGTAAGCACGCGCTTCCGAGCGATGGTTGTGTGGATGCACGAAGAGCCTCTTGCTGTTGGGCGAACGTATCTTGCAAAACACACGACCCGCACGGTGCGGGCAACGGTGCGGGCAATCCAGTATAAGGTGGATGTCAGTTCGCTTTCGGAAGGATCGACGGACAGCCTGGCGATGAACGAGATTGGTGAGGTCGCGTTTGAAAGCAATCTGCCATTGTTCTTCGATGCTTATCAGGCGAATCGCATGATGGGTTCCGTCATCCTGATCGATGCGGTGACGAACGCAACTGTCGGGGCAGCGATGCTGATCGGCCTTGCGGATACGTCGCAGGCTCCATCTATAAGGATTGAACGAGCTACGCTCGCTATCGTGTCCGGACGGTCGGACCTTGCAGCTCGCGTGAAGGATGCGCTCGACGTGCGCGGTGAACGAGCAGTGTTGATTGATGATGAGTTTATTCCGGAATCGTCTGTGGTTGCAGTGGTCCGTGCACTTCAATTGGCCGGAGTAACTGCCATTACGGCACGGGTTCTGGATGCGGAGACGCTTGCTGCGCTTGAGGTTTTCGCAATCGCTGTTGTGATTCAAGCGGACGAACTGGACGACGAGGCTCTGCTGGCTTCGCTGGAGGTGCAACGATGA
- a CDS encoding phosphoadenylyl-sulfate reductase, with amino-acid sequence MNAVESVIDYEELSAEALVEQILRESAGQKVCLTSSFQIEDMVVLHLLRKHLLDVPVIFLETGYHFAELLAYRDRMTAEWGLNLLNAMPLTTLKEHEAQFGLLHIVQPTECCRIRKVEPLMRSLEPYAWWFTGLRREQSPTRAALKKIEDHRTPTGKQMKKVSVLADWTWAQVTEYADLHQIPKLGLYEKGYTSIGCEPCTAIPEAGADARSGRWGGKKLECGIHTFSEKA; translated from the coding sequence ATGAATGCTGTCGAATCGGTTATAGATTATGAGGAGCTTTCTGCCGAGGCGCTGGTCGAACAGATTTTGCGCGAGTCAGCAGGGCAGAAGGTCTGCCTGACAAGCAGCTTTCAAATCGAGGACATGGTCGTACTGCATCTGCTGCGGAAGCATCTGCTGGATGTGCCTGTGATCTTCCTCGAGACCGGTTATCACTTCGCCGAACTGCTGGCGTATCGAGATAGAATGACGGCGGAGTGGGGACTAAACCTGCTCAACGCGATGCCGCTGACGACACTCAAGGAGCACGAGGCTCAGTTCGGGTTGTTGCATATCGTGCAGCCGACGGAGTGCTGCCGCATTCGTAAAGTGGAGCCGCTGATGCGTTCGCTTGAGCCGTATGCGTGGTGGTTCACCGGGTTGCGACGAGAGCAGTCGCCGACGAGAGCGGCGTTGAAAAAGATAGAAGACCATCGAACTCCGACAGGAAAGCAGATGAAGAAGGTCAGTGTGCTGGCGGACTGGACCTGGGCGCAGGTAACGGAGTACGCGGATCTGCATCAGATTCCTAAACTGGGGCTCTACGAAAAGGGATATACCAGCATCGGATGTGAGCCTTGCACCGCGATTCCGGAGGCTGGTGCGGATGCGCGCAGCGGTCGCTGGGGAGGCAAGAAGTTGGAGTGCGGGATTCATACGTTTTCGGAGAAGGCCTAG
- a CDS encoding XdhC family protein, producing MMERRQIVGLWRRGGTSVLVTLIRSEGSSYRQPGARLLIAGNSDYAGTISGGCLETEVVRKAAWRVREGAVVERYSTLFDDTAEIPFGLGCGGIVDLLMEPVETVECQALLMAMEASLRGESATVVTWLPNAERPLRRVVLSSDRTEIFASEGLSPKKLACAHGLQPGQEQDGRYVEELRPPQRLIVLGAGDDAKPLVSLSALLGWSVTVADGRAQLTRPERFPEAERVVLLAAGMWDAGSLDVRPQDAVVLMTHSYEQDRELLARMLPQEPRYLGLLGARHRSSLLVSEVAMMLDWSIADCCERIYAPVGLDLGGDGPEAIALAVIAEVQACCMGKLGASRRLTEGDVAAQIAKGGSSRYLQMYCALDQVS from the coding sequence ATGATGGAGCGACGACAGATCGTCGGGTTGTGGCGACGGGGTGGTACTTCCGTGCTGGTGACGCTGATCCGCTCTGAAGGCTCGTCGTATCGACAGCCTGGGGCTCGGCTGTTGATCGCCGGCAATAGCGACTATGCGGGCACGATCAGCGGCGGTTGCCTGGAGACGGAGGTTGTCCGCAAGGCGGCCTGGCGAGTGCGCGAGGGTGCTGTTGTGGAGCGCTACTCGACGTTGTTCGACGATACGGCGGAGATTCCGTTTGGCCTGGGCTGCGGCGGCATTGTGGATTTATTGATGGAGCCGGTCGAGACAGTGGAGTGTCAGGCGCTGCTGATGGCGATGGAGGCTTCGTTGCGTGGTGAATCCGCAACGGTTGTGACTTGGTTGCCCAATGCAGAGAGGCCACTTCGTCGAGTGGTTCTGAGCTCCGATAGGACGGAAATCTTCGCCAGCGAAGGGCTGAGCCCGAAGAAGCTTGCGTGCGCGCATGGGTTGCAGCCTGGACAGGAGCAAGATGGGCGCTATGTTGAAGAATTGCGTCCTCCGCAGCGATTGATTGTGTTGGGTGCAGGAGACGATGCCAAGCCGTTGGTGAGCCTCTCTGCTTTGCTGGGTTGGAGTGTTACGGTTGCGGATGGTCGCGCGCAGCTGACTCGGCCGGAACGGTTTCCGGAGGCGGAGAGAGTTGTGCTCCTTGCTGCCGGAATGTGGGATGCTGGATCGCTGGATGTTCGTCCCCAGGATGCGGTTGTGTTGATGACGCACAGCTATGAGCAGGATCGCGAACTGCTGGCGCGGATGCTGCCACAGGAGCCGCGCTATCTGGGGCTTCTGGGAGCGCGGCATCGCAGCAGTCTGCTGGTGAGCGAGGTCGCGATGATGCTTGACTGGAGCATCGCGGATTGCTGCGAGCGGATCTATGCTCCGGTGGGTTTGGATCTGGGTGGAGATGGTCCGGAGGCAATCGCGCTTGCGGTGATCGCGGAGGTTCAGGCGTGTTGCATGGGCAAGCTGGGGGCTTCGCGGCGGCTGACTGAGGGTGATGTGGCGGCGCAGATCGCGAAAGGCGGATCGAGTCGCTATCTACAGATGTACTGTGCGTTGGACCAGGTTTCGTGA
- a CDS encoding NTP transferase domain-containing protein, whose product MIAAVVLAAGASTRLGIAKQLVVFGGETLLDRAVRVAVEAGCSPVVVVLGASAALIRERCSLHGAQVVVNEAWADGMASSIRCGFGALGDVDGCVVMTCDMPTVTSMHLRLLMVAGELTASSYAERRGVPAYFPVAVFAELMELHGDAGGRELLKSARIVELPGGEFDVDTVEELEQARKLFG is encoded by the coding sequence GTGATCGCTGCGGTTGTGCTTGCGGCTGGAGCTTCGACACGGCTGGGTATAGCGAAACAGCTTGTTGTGTTTGGCGGCGAGACGCTGTTGGATCGGGCGGTGCGCGTCGCTGTGGAGGCGGGCTGTTCGCCGGTTGTTGTCGTGCTCGGCGCATCGGCTGCGTTGATTCGGGAGCGGTGTTCGCTGCATGGCGCTCAGGTGGTTGTGAATGAAGCGTGGGCCGATGGAATGGCATCTTCGATTCGTTGCGGTTTTGGTGCTTTGGGCGATGTCGACGGCTGTGTTGTGATGACCTGCGATATGCCTACGGTGACCTCGATGCATCTGCGGTTGCTGATGGTTGCGGGAGAGCTTACGGCTTCTTCTTATGCTGAACGGCGCGGCGTTCCTGCCTATTTCCCGGTGGCTGTTTTTGCGGAGTTGATGGAGTTGCATGGCGACGCTGGGGGCCGCGAGTTATTGAAGTCCGCACGTATTGTGGAGTTGCCTGGCGGAGAGTTCGATGTGGATACAGTTGAGGAGCTGGAACAGGCTCGGAAGCTCTTTGGATAG
- a CDS encoding FAD binding domain-containing protein — protein sequence MRANVTEYDLIAPATLTAALATLAEGRHTLIAGGTELMVALSAGRLPKKPLLSINHFSELRFMDVTPETITIGSGTTFTDLRRHPMIASDFPLLSQAASWTGSIANQNRGTLGGNIVNASPAADSPPALLAYDAELTLISTAGRRTMPYRDFYLGYKKTALRPDELLHSITLKRIFHGYISYTRKVGTRNAQAISKVAIAALARMKNGFIEDIRIGAASLREFPIRLTAAETILTGKPINAAAIAAARAALFAETRPIDDIRSTSNYRSIVAANLLEEFLQSV from the coding sequence ATGCGCGCCAACGTCACAGAGTACGACCTCATCGCTCCCGCGACCCTCACCGCCGCGCTCGCCACCCTGGCCGAAGGCAGACACACGCTCATCGCCGGCGGCACCGAACTCATGGTCGCGCTCTCCGCAGGTCGCCTGCCGAAGAAACCGCTCCTCTCGATCAACCACTTTTCCGAACTCCGCTTCATGGATGTCACGCCCGAGACCATCACCATCGGCTCCGGAACAACCTTCACCGACCTTCGCCGCCATCCCATGATCGCCAGCGACTTTCCGCTTCTTAGCCAGGCAGCGAGCTGGACCGGCTCCATCGCCAACCAGAACCGAGGCACCCTCGGCGGCAACATCGTCAACGCCAGCCCAGCCGCCGACTCTCCCCCCGCGCTGCTCGCCTACGACGCCGAGCTCACCCTCATCTCAACCGCAGGCCGCCGCACCATGCCCTATCGCGATTTCTATCTCGGCTATAAAAAAACGGCGCTGCGACCCGACGAGCTGCTCCACAGCATCACGCTAAAACGTATCTTCCATGGTTACATCTCCTACACTCGCAAGGTCGGAACCCGCAACGCGCAGGCCATCTCCAAAGTTGCCATCGCCGCGCTGGCCCGCATGAAGAACGGCTTCATCGAAGATATACGGATCGGAGCGGCCAGCCTGCGCGAGTTTCCCATCCGCCTCACCGCCGCCGAAACAATCCTAACCGGCAAACCGATCAACGCAGCAGCCATCGCCGCCGCTCGAGCCGCACTCTTCGCCGAAACGCGCCCCATCGACGACATCCGCAGCACCTCAAACTACCGAAGCATTGTTGCTGCGAATCTTCTGGAGGAGTTCTTGCAGAGTGTGTAA
- a CDS encoding (2Fe-2S)-binding protein → MNQPTGKRDNSITLTINGQPRTLETPPMKRLLDLLREDLHLTGAKEGCGEGECGSCSVLMNGELVNSCLVPALQADGATITTIEGLAIEEHLHPIQQCFLESGGAQCGICTPGMILATHHLLAKHPQPTLAQIQEGLAGNLCRCTGYIRIFAAVQSCAQQSSTQGDTPCTSTSSGTSPSPSASSLS, encoded by the coding sequence TTGAACCAGCCGACCGGAAAACGCGACAATTCGATCACCCTCACGATCAACGGTCAGCCACGCACCCTCGAAACTCCACCCATGAAGCGCCTCCTAGACCTCCTCCGCGAGGACCTGCACCTCACCGGCGCAAAAGAAGGTTGTGGCGAAGGCGAGTGCGGTTCCTGCTCCGTCCTGATGAACGGCGAACTCGTCAACTCCTGCCTCGTCCCCGCCCTTCAGGCCGATGGAGCGACCATCACCACCATCGAGGGCCTCGCCATCGAGGAGCATCTACACCCCATCCAACAATGCTTCCTCGAGAGCGGCGGAGCCCAGTGCGGCATCTGCACTCCTGGCATGATTCTCGCCACGCATCACCTGCTCGCGAAGCACCCACAGCCAACACTGGCGCAGATCCAGGAGGGCCTCGCCGGCAACCTCTGCCGTTGCACTGGTTACATTCGTATCTTCGCCGCGGTACAATCGTGCGCACAGCAGTCTTCCACACAAGGAGACACGCCATGCACATCAACCTCCTCCGGGACATCCCCCTCGCCCTCGGCATCATCTTTATCTTGA
- a CDS encoding xanthine dehydrogenase family protein molybdopterin-binding subunit, whose product MHQTVGSSPIRKEGRAKVLGHAQYVDDISLPNMWFGATVRSTIARGRIVSITFPPHIPWHEFTIVTAADIPGENTIVHLTKDHPCLADGLINHPEEPILLLAHKDRAVLPAAVAAVQITYDELPGVFTIEDSETGAAGDESKVIWHGSDYGGTANTFKTYLMEKGTPEELESIFSKADFIVEGEYRTGAQEQLYIENNGIIAEYSPTEGLTVQGSMQCPYYLVHALTLVFDLPAEKCRVIQTETGGAFGGKEDFPSVIGSHAALLAMKSGHPVKICYDRGEDMAGTTKRHPSRTRHRTAVSKDGKLLGGEIDFAIDGGAYATLSPVVLSRGTIHAPGPYHWPALRVSAKAMATNIPPHGAFRGFGAPQSIFALERHLDKIARVVGLTPEELRRRNFLEAGGYTATGQHLSDPIDLHALLTRALTESNYHAKRAQFTRENPGSTIKRGIGFASFFHGAGFTGSGERRLDSLVQIDITPEGRPRILVSSTEFGQGTNTILCQVAAQALNLPYDEVSILRPDTAVVPNSGPTVASRTAMIVGKLVEQASQKLCATLVASGLPHDYTPEQFRNAALRYHAEHGTLTASARYQAPGDIFWDDDKYKGDAYPTYAWAVYVAEVAVDTTTYAATVTDFHALQEVGKVLHPILAAGQIEGGVAQGIGYALYEKCVWQKGRMANNQMTNYIMPTSADLPPIHVHFEEVPSIHGAFGAKGIGELPMDGPAPAILNAIEHATGIAFTEIPLLPEDIFERMTGDIQTTHLDPSVADLVFSEATT is encoded by the coding sequence ATGCACCAAACCGTAGGCAGCTCCCCCATCCGCAAGGAAGGCCGCGCCAAAGTCCTCGGCCACGCTCAATATGTAGACGACATCAGTCTCCCGAACATGTGGTTCGGCGCCACCGTCCGTTCGACAATAGCCCGTGGGCGCATTGTTTCCATCACCTTCCCCCCGCACATCCCCTGGCACGAGTTCACCATCGTCACCGCCGCCGACATCCCCGGCGAGAACACCATCGTCCATCTGACAAAAGACCATCCCTGCCTCGCCGATGGCCTCATCAACCACCCCGAAGAGCCAATCCTCCTCCTCGCGCATAAAGACCGAGCCGTCCTCCCCGCCGCCGTCGCCGCCGTCCAAATCACCTACGACGAACTCCCCGGCGTCTTCACCATCGAAGACTCCGAAACCGGAGCCGCAGGGGACGAGAGCAAAGTCATCTGGCACGGCAGCGACTACGGAGGCACCGCCAACACCTTCAAGACCTACCTCATGGAAAAAGGCACGCCCGAAGAGTTGGAAAGCATCTTTTCGAAGGCCGACTTCATCGTCGAAGGCGAGTACCGCACCGGCGCACAGGAACAGCTCTACATCGAAAACAACGGCATCATCGCCGAGTACAGCCCTACCGAAGGTCTCACCGTCCAGGGCTCCATGCAGTGCCCGTACTACCTCGTCCACGCACTCACGCTGGTCTTCGACCTCCCCGCCGAAAAGTGCCGCGTCATCCAGACCGAGACCGGCGGAGCCTTCGGCGGCAAGGAAGACTTCCCCAGCGTCATCGGCTCCCACGCTGCTCTGCTCGCCATGAAGTCAGGCCACCCCGTCAAAATCTGCTACGACCGCGGCGAAGACATGGCTGGCACCACCAAGCGCCACCCAAGCCGCACCCGTCACCGCACTGCCGTCTCCAAAGATGGCAAACTTCTCGGCGGCGAGATCGACTTCGCCATCGACGGCGGAGCCTACGCTACCCTCTCCCCCGTTGTCCTCTCCCGCGGAACCATCCATGCTCCCGGCCCCTACCACTGGCCCGCCCTCCGCGTAAGCGCAAAAGCAATGGCCACCAACATCCCACCCCACGGAGCCTTCCGTGGCTTCGGCGCGCCACAAAGCATCTTCGCCCTCGAGCGCCATCTCGACAAGATAGCCCGCGTAGTCGGGCTGACACCGGAAGAACTCCGTCGCCGCAACTTCCTCGAAGCCGGAGGCTACACCGCCACTGGCCAGCACCTCAGCGACCCCATCGACCTGCATGCCCTGCTCACCCGCGCCCTTACCGAGTCCAACTACCACGCCAAACGCGCCCAGTTCACCCGCGAAAACCCCGGCAGCACCATCAAGCGTGGCATCGGCTTCGCCAGCTTCTTCCACGGCGCAGGCTTCACCGGATCCGGCGAGCGCCGCCTCGACTCTCTCGTCCAGATCGACATCACCCCCGAAGGCCGCCCGCGCATCCTCGTCTCCTCGACCGAGTTCGGCCAGGGCACCAACACCATCCTCTGCCAAGTCGCCGCACAAGCCCTCAACCTCCCCTACGACGAGGTCTCGATCCTCCGCCCCGACACCGCCGTCGTCCCCAACTCCGGCCCAACCGTCGCCAGTCGCACCGCCATGATCGTCGGCAAGCTCGTCGAGCAGGCATCGCAGAAGCTCTGCGCCACCCTCGTCGCCTCCGGCCTCCCGCACGACTACACCCCGGAGCAATTCCGCAACGCCGCTCTCCGCTACCACGCCGAGCACGGCACCCTCACCGCCAGCGCCCGCTACCAGGCACCAGGCGACATCTTCTGGGACGACGACAAGTACAAAGGCGACGCCTACCCCACCTACGCCTGGGCCGTCTACGTCGCCGAGGTCGCCGTTGATACCACCACCTACGCCGCCACCGTCACCGACTTCCACGCCCTCCAAGAGGTCGGCAAAGTCCTCCACCCCATCCTCGCCGCCGGTCAGATCGAAGGCGGCGTCGCCCAGGGCATCGGCTACGCCCTTTACGAGAAATGCGTCTGGCAAAAGGGCCGCATGGCCAACAACCAAATGACCAACTACATCATGCCCACCAGCGCCGACCTGCCGCCGATCCACGTCCACTTCGAAGAGGTCCCCAGCATCCACGGAGCCTTCGGCGCAAAGGGCATCGGCGAGCTCCCTATGGATGGCCCCGCCCCCGCCATCCTCAACGCCATCGAACACGCCACCGGCATCGCCTTCACCGAGATCCCCCTCCTCCCCGAAGACATCTTCGAACGCATGACCGGAGACATTCAGACGACCCACCTCGACCCATCCGTCGCAGACCTCGTCTTCAGCGAGGCCACTACATGA